The Acidobacteriota bacterium genome segment ATCCGCCTGTTCGCCACCTTATCTATCGCCGTCGGCGATCGTGGCGCCGGCCGTGTTCCTGCTGCAGTCGGCGATCGCGCCGCTGCTGTCGGCGCCGCGCGACGGGGGACCGCCGTTGGCGGCGATCGACATCGACGACCCGCCGCCGGTGGCGGTCGTCGTGTTCGATCAGTTGCCGCTGGTCTCGCTGCTGAACCGCGACGGCGAGGTGGACCGCGGCCTGTATCCGAACTTCGCCGCGCTCGCCGACGAGGCGACCTGGTTCCGCAACGCGAGCGCGGTGAGCGGCTGGACGCAGTGGGCCCTGCCCGCGATCCTCACCGGCCACTATCCGGCGCCGGGACGGCTGCCGGTGGCGAGCGACCACCCGGACAACCTGTTCACCCTGCTCGGATCGCGGTACCGCCTCCACGTGCTGGAGCCGTTGACCGGCATGTGCCCCGAGACGCTGTGCGCGACTCACCGTCCCCGGGCGGCCGTCCGGCTCGCGGCGATGCTGAGCGATCTGTCCGTCGTCTACCTGCATGCCGTGCTGCCGCACCGCCTCACGGACCGGCTCCCGCCGGTGACCTCGACCTGGCGCGACTTCGCGACCGACGATTCCATGCTCGGGCGCTGGAACACCCATCGCGAGCGGGATCGGGCCGCCATGGCCACCGACTACATCGCCTCGATCGCGCCGCCGGCCGGCGATGCGCGCCCCCCGCTCCACTTCATGCAAGTGCTGCTGCCCCACGAGCCGTGGGTCTACCTGCCGGACGGACGCCGGCATACGTGGCTGCCGCACCTGGTCGGCGCGGCCGGGGATGAATGGCTCGACGACGGCTGGGCCGTGACCCTGGACTACCAGCGGCACCTGCTGCAGGTGCGGCACGCCGACACCCTGCTCGGCGCGCTGCTCGAGCGCCTGCGCGCGGTGGGGCTCCGGGACGACGCGCTCATCGTCGTGACGGCGGACCACGGCGCGAGCGTGCGGCCCGGGACGCCGTTCCGGGTGCCGACCCAGGAGACCTTCGCCGACGTCGCGGCCGTCCCCCTGTTCATCAAGCGGCCCGGCCAGCGGCAGGGCGGCGTCGCGGACGCGAACGTGGAGACGATCGACATCCTGCCGACGATCGCGGCGGCGCTCGGGATCCGGCTGCCCTGGAGCACCGACGGGTCGAACGCCCTCGCGGCCGGCCGTCCCGCGCGCCCGGCGAAGACGATGTTCCGGCACGAGGCGCGCGATCCGCTGCACGCCCCGGGCGACCTCGGCGCCGCCATCGCCCGCAGCGTCGCGCACAAGTACGAACGCTTCGAGAACGGGGATCCGGCGCGGCCCCGCCTGGGCGGGCACGACGCGGTCGTCGGCCTGCCGGCCGCCGAGATGGCGTCGGACCGCCTGGCCCCCTTCGACGTCGTCATCGACACCTTCCCCGCTCTGCGCGCCGTCGATCCGGAGGGGCGCTTCGTGCCGGCGCGCATCATCGGCGGCGTCCTCGCACGCGAGGGCCGCGCGGCCCTGGCGCCGCTCGCGGTCGCCGTCAACGGGGTGGTGGCGGCGGTCACGCGGGTCTACTCGTTCCCGGCGTTCGGACACGCGCTGCCGTGGGAGGTCCTCGTCGATCCGGCCCTGTTGCGGCCGGGCGCCAACGACGTGGGGGTGTTCGCGATCGGGCGCGGGCCGACCGGCGCGCCCGTTCTTCACGAGGCGCCCGAGGTGGCCAGCCACAGGCGGGCGATGAACCTCATCGCCTCGGAGGCGGCCGAAGTGCGACGCGACTTCTCGGGCTTCCTGCCGGCCGAATGGAACGCCCACGGCCGGTTCCGGTGGACCGACGGCGCGGCGCGGCTCTCGGTGGGAATCGATCCGCGATCGCCGCCGGCCGCGCTGGCC includes the following:
- a CDS encoding sulfatase-like hydrolase/transferase codes for the protein MFLLQSAIAPLLSAPRDGGPPLAAIDIDDPPPVAVVVFDQLPLVSLLNRDGEVDRGLYPNFAALADEATWFRNASAVSGWTQWALPAILTGHYPAPGRLPVASDHPDNLFTLLGSRYRLHVLEPLTGMCPETLCATHRPRAAVRLAAMLSDLSVVYLHAVLPHRLTDRLPPVTSTWRDFATDDSMLGRWNTHRERDRAAMATDYIASIAPPAGDARPPLHFMQVLLPHEPWVYLPDGRRHTWLPHLVGAAGDEWLDDGWAVTLDYQRHLLQVRHADTLLGALLERLRAVGLRDDALIVVTADHGASVRPGTPFRVPTQETFADVAAVPLFIKRPGQRQGGVADANVETIDILPTIAAALGIRLPWSTDGSNALAAGRPARPAKTMFRHEARDPLHAPGDLGAAIARSVAHKYERFENGDPARPRLGGHDAVVGLPAAEMASDRLAPFDVVIDTFPALRAVDPEGRFVPARIIGGVLAREGRAALAPLAVAVNGVVAAVTRVYSFPAFGHALPWEVLVDPALLRPGANDVGVFAIGRGPTGAPVLHEAPEVASHRRAMNLIASEAAEVRRDFSGFLPAEWNAHGRFRWTDGAARLSVGIDPRSPPAALAVRIRTTGPQKSLRIAVNGCEVFGVNYFCR